Proteins from a single region of Gossypium arboreum isolate Shixiya-1 chromosome 1, ASM2569848v2, whole genome shotgun sequence:
- the LOC108483245 gene encoding serine/threonine-protein kinase STY13-like isoform X1 → MDSGSRIYTADEFKLDAKWLIDPKHLFVGPRIGEGAHAKVYEGKSKNQTVAIKILHKGETPEEIAKREGRFAREVAMLSRVQHKNLVKEPVMVIVTELLLGGTLRKYLLNMRPRCLDMRVAIGFALDIACGMECLHSHGIIHRDLKPENLLLTADNRTVKLADFGLAREEHTAETGTYRWMAPELYSTVTLRQGEKKHYNHKVDAYSFAIVLWELLHNKLPFEGMSNLQAAYSAAFKNVRPSAENLPEELAIILTSSWKEDPNARPNFSEIIQMLLNFISGMCPPEPTAIPPRIFASENSILAPESPGTSSLMGVRDDSEETPKARKDKKQRSFFFCFDHVGIKRSQRGLACLTSKLFDNIERYIF, encoded by the exons ATGGATTCTGGGAGTAGGATTTACACGGCTGATGAGTTCAAATTGGATGCTAAATGGTTGATTGATCCAAAGCATCTCTTTGTTGGTCCAAGAATCGGAGAAGGAGCTCATGCCAAGGTCTATGAGGGAAA ATCTAAAAACCAGACTGTTGCAATTAAAATACTTCATAAGGGAGAAACTCCTGAGGAGATAGCCAAGAGAGAAGGACGGTTTGCAAGAGAGGTTGCAATGTTGTCTAGAGTGCAGCATAAAAATCTAGTGAAG GAGCCTGTAATGGTGATAGTTACTGAGCTTCTGCTGGGTGGGACTCTACGGAAGTATTTGCTGAACATGCGGCCGAGGTGCTTAGATATGCGTGTTGCTATTGGTTTCGCACTTGATATAGCTTGTGGTATGGAATGCTTGCATTCTCATGGGATCATACACCGTGATCTGAAGCCTG AAAACTTGCTTTTGACAGCAGACAATAGAACAGTTAAACTAGCAGATTTTGGCTTAGCGCGAGAGGAACATACCGCTGAAACAGGAACATACCGCTGGATGGCTCCAGAG TTGTACAGCACTGTCACATTAAGGCAAGGAGAAAAGAAGCATTATAACCATAAAGTGGATGCCTACAGCTTTGCGATTGTGCTATGGGAGCTCCTGCACAACAAGTTACCATTTGAAGGCATGTCAAATCTCCAGGCAGCATATTCAGCTGCTTTTAAG AATGTGAGGCCTAGTGCTGAAAACCTGCCGGAGGAATTGGCCATCATTCTAACATCATCTTGGAAGGAGGACCCAAATGCTCGTCCTAATTTCAGTGAAATAATCCAGATGCTCCTAAATTTTATTTCTGGTATGTGTCCTCCTGAGCCAACAGCTATTCCTCCTCGAATTTTTGCTTCAGAGAACTCCATCTTGGCGCCCGAGTCTCCAGGTACGAGCTCTTTGATGGGAGTCCGTGACGATTCTGAGGAAACCCCCAAAGCCAGGAAAGATAAAAAACAGAGGAGTTTCTTCTTCTGCTTTGACCATGTTGGAATCAAAAGAAGCCAAAGAGGGCTCGCTTGCCTAACAAGTAAGCTTTTTGATAACATCGAACGGTATATATTTTAG
- the LOC108483245 gene encoding serine/threonine-protein kinase STY13-like isoform X2 yields MDSGSRIYTADEFKLDAKWLIDPKHLFVGPRIGEGAHAKVYEGKSKNQTVAIKILHKGETPEEIAKREGRFAREVAMLSRVQHKNLVKEPVMVIVTELLLGGTLRKYLLNMRPRCLDMRVAIGFALDIACGMECLHSHGIIHRDLKPENLLLTADNRTVKLADFGLAREEHTAETGTYRWMAPELYSTVTLRQGEKKHYNHKVDAYSFAIVLWELLHNKLPFEGMSNLQAAYSAAFKNVRPSAENLPEELAIILTSSWKEDPNARPNFSEIIQMLLNFISGMCPPEPTAIPPRIFASENSILAPESPGTSSLMGVRDDSEETPKARKDKKQRSFFFCFDHVGIKRSQRGLACLTRGSNILLKIFQ; encoded by the exons ATGGATTCTGGGAGTAGGATTTACACGGCTGATGAGTTCAAATTGGATGCTAAATGGTTGATTGATCCAAAGCATCTCTTTGTTGGTCCAAGAATCGGAGAAGGAGCTCATGCCAAGGTCTATGAGGGAAA ATCTAAAAACCAGACTGTTGCAATTAAAATACTTCATAAGGGAGAAACTCCTGAGGAGATAGCCAAGAGAGAAGGACGGTTTGCAAGAGAGGTTGCAATGTTGTCTAGAGTGCAGCATAAAAATCTAGTGAAG GAGCCTGTAATGGTGATAGTTACTGAGCTTCTGCTGGGTGGGACTCTACGGAAGTATTTGCTGAACATGCGGCCGAGGTGCTTAGATATGCGTGTTGCTATTGGTTTCGCACTTGATATAGCTTGTGGTATGGAATGCTTGCATTCTCATGGGATCATACACCGTGATCTGAAGCCTG AAAACTTGCTTTTGACAGCAGACAATAGAACAGTTAAACTAGCAGATTTTGGCTTAGCGCGAGAGGAACATACCGCTGAAACAGGAACATACCGCTGGATGGCTCCAGAG TTGTACAGCACTGTCACATTAAGGCAAGGAGAAAAGAAGCATTATAACCATAAAGTGGATGCCTACAGCTTTGCGATTGTGCTATGGGAGCTCCTGCACAACAAGTTACCATTTGAAGGCATGTCAAATCTCCAGGCAGCATATTCAGCTGCTTTTAAG AATGTGAGGCCTAGTGCTGAAAACCTGCCGGAGGAATTGGCCATCATTCTAACATCATCTTGGAAGGAGGACCCAAATGCTCGTCCTAATTTCAGTGAAATAATCCAGATGCTCCTAAATTTTATTTCTGGTATGTGTCCTCCTGAGCCAACAGCTATTCCTCCTCGAATTTTTGCTTCAGAGAACTCCATCTTGGCGCCCGAGTCTCCAGGTACGAGCTCTTTGATGGGAGTCCGTGACGATTCTGAGGAAACCCCCAAAGCCAGGAAAGATAAAAAACAGAGGAGTTTCTTCTTCTGCTTTGACCATGTTGGAATCAAAAGAAGCCAAAGAGGGCTCGCTTGCCTAACAA GGGGTTCCAATATCTTACTCAAGATATTTCAGTGA
- the LOC108483245 gene encoding serine/threonine-protein kinase STY13-like isoform X3: protein MDSGSRIYTADEFKLDAKWLIDPKHLFVGPRIGEGAHAKVYEGKSKNQTVAIKILHKGETPEEIAKREGRFAREVAMLSRVQHKNLVKEPVMVIVTELLLGGTLRKYLLNMRPRCLDMRVAIGFALDIACGMECLHSHGIIHRDLKPENLLLTADNRTVKLADFGLAREEHTAETGTYRWMAPELYSTVTLRQGEKKHYNHKVDAYSFAIVLWELLHNKLPFEGMSNLQAAYSAAFKNVRPSAENLPEELAIILTSSWKEDPNARPNFSEIIQMLLNFISGMCPPEPTAIPPRIFASENSILAPESPGTSSLMGVRDDSEETPKARKDKKQRSFFFCFDHVGIKRSQRGLACLTKGLMAN from the exons ATGGATTCTGGGAGTAGGATTTACACGGCTGATGAGTTCAAATTGGATGCTAAATGGTTGATTGATCCAAAGCATCTCTTTGTTGGTCCAAGAATCGGAGAAGGAGCTCATGCCAAGGTCTATGAGGGAAA ATCTAAAAACCAGACTGTTGCAATTAAAATACTTCATAAGGGAGAAACTCCTGAGGAGATAGCCAAGAGAGAAGGACGGTTTGCAAGAGAGGTTGCAATGTTGTCTAGAGTGCAGCATAAAAATCTAGTGAAG GAGCCTGTAATGGTGATAGTTACTGAGCTTCTGCTGGGTGGGACTCTACGGAAGTATTTGCTGAACATGCGGCCGAGGTGCTTAGATATGCGTGTTGCTATTGGTTTCGCACTTGATATAGCTTGTGGTATGGAATGCTTGCATTCTCATGGGATCATACACCGTGATCTGAAGCCTG AAAACTTGCTTTTGACAGCAGACAATAGAACAGTTAAACTAGCAGATTTTGGCTTAGCGCGAGAGGAACATACCGCTGAAACAGGAACATACCGCTGGATGGCTCCAGAG TTGTACAGCACTGTCACATTAAGGCAAGGAGAAAAGAAGCATTATAACCATAAAGTGGATGCCTACAGCTTTGCGATTGTGCTATGGGAGCTCCTGCACAACAAGTTACCATTTGAAGGCATGTCAAATCTCCAGGCAGCATATTCAGCTGCTTTTAAG AATGTGAGGCCTAGTGCTGAAAACCTGCCGGAGGAATTGGCCATCATTCTAACATCATCTTGGAAGGAGGACCCAAATGCTCGTCCTAATTTCAGTGAAATAATCCAGATGCTCCTAAATTTTATTTCTGGTATGTGTCCTCCTGAGCCAACAGCTATTCCTCCTCGAATTTTTGCTTCAGAGAACTCCATCTTGGCGCCCGAGTCTCCAGGTACGAGCTCTTTGATGGGAGTCCGTGACGATTCTGAGGAAACCCCCAAAGCCAGGAAAGATAAAAAACAGAGGAGTTTCTTCTTCTGCTTTGACCATGTTGGAATCAAAAGAAGCCAAAGAGGGCTCGCTTGCCTAACAA AGGGGTTGATGGCAAATTAG
- the LOC108483246 gene encoding uncharacterized protein LOC108483246 — protein sequence MKKKQLQPQHDINKDLQIIKAVAQAWHSHSGTSSSTNEFDAYPRRHFKARPSRFKLEAMSNPSVKLKDERTSIASTPHWDFAQSLWDSYELVTLAKKLETALILDDPFSAAGSELEGNSSRAQKRGKESKNSLRNLLKRVSSRRFVEADIKIPREDNNVRVGSGAKTDEPFTLSQLTIGQDPEGNSINTIVA from the exons ATGAAGAAAAAGCAGCTCCAGCCTCAACATGACATCAACAAAGACCTTCAAATCATCAAAGCAGTAGCACAAGCCTGGCACTCTCACTCCGGTACCTCTAGCTCTACCAATGAATTCGATGCTTACCCACGTCGACATTTCAAAGCTAGGCCTTCAAGATTCAAGCTTGAAGCAATGAGCAACCCATCTGTGAAGCTTAAGGACGAGCGCACTAGTATTGCTAGTACTCCACATTGGGACTTCGCCCAATCACTGTGGGATTCATATGAGCTTGTCACCCTGGCCAAAAAGCTTGAGACTGCTCTGATTCTCGATGACCCTTTTTCAGCAGCTGGGTCAGAGTTAGAAGGAAATTCAAGTAGAGCACAAAAAAGGGGAAAGGAGAGTAAGAACAGCCTTAGAAATCTGTTAAAAAGGGTGTCTTCTAGGAGATTCGTTGAAGCTGATATTAAAATCCCCCGTGAAGATAACAATG TCAGGGTCGGGTCGGGTGCTAAGACTGATGAACCATTCACGTTATCTCAGTTAACAATTGGACAGGATCCAGAAGGCAACTCGATCAATACTATAGTGGCTTGA